The genomic region TAATCCCAATCTGGAAATGCCTCGCTGGGGCAGACGCGGTCGAGGACGTGTTGATAAAGGCGAGGAAACGTTCTTTGTGTATCATGAGGATGGTGTTGACAAGATTGTCGCCGATCTGAATGCTTCCGAGGAGGGCTGGAATCTGCTGGGGACTTTTCATTTGCAGGTTGGAGAGAACAGCGTAGAATTGACAGATCGAGGCGATATGAACTTCGTGACTGCCGACGCGGTGAAATGGGTCAGGCGGTAAGCGTGATGAATCAGAATCTATTCATTATATAAGGAAGATTAAAAGTATGTGTGCATATCACAAGACGTCACGTGCAAGGTATCCAGCAATCATCCTCCCGGCAATGCTGATCGCACTAACAGCTTTGCTGTTGCTGCCTTCGACAGGTTTCTCCGAAGCGCTCACATTGCAGGATGCACTGCAGATTGCTCTGGAGAACAGCCCCTCTATTCGGCAGGCACGAAACAGCCTGGAGAGTGCGGAAGCTAGTCTGAATGCCGAAGAAGCATCGCTGAAATCGCAATTCAGATTCGATCTGACGCCTTTTAGCCTGGTGAAAGATAGAACAGTTGATGCATTCACTCAGGAATGGTACACGGCTGAGACTCAAAGCTCCGCAGCGAGATTCAGCGTGAATCAACGCCTGAAATGGACAGACGCTAGTTTGACGTTAGCCAA from Candidatus Zixiibacteriota bacterium harbors:
- a CDS encoding TolC family protein yields the protein MCAYHKTSRARYPAIILPAMLIALTALLLLPSTGFSEALTLQDALQIALENSPSIRQARNSLESAEASLNAEEASLKSQFRFDLTPFSLVKDRTVDAFTQEWYTAETQSSAARFSVNQRLKWTDASLTLANNFDWSKTSSERENIGKFTRTTYRNSLSFGLSQPLFTYNRTRHTLRSLELSYENSRINYA